In Anolis carolinensis isolate JA03-04 unplaced genomic scaffold, rAnoCar3.1.pri scaffold_14, whole genome shotgun sequence, the following proteins share a genomic window:
- the LOC134294318 gene encoding uncharacterized protein LOC134294318 — translation MGKLGPCRPLPLFPPFRPFPFFPLSPSFLPSFPSSLRFPSFPLPFLTPSLPFPCFVSPSFPFPSLLSPFFPPLSFFPSSLLSLCLSSFLPSIHPSIFPFLPLVSSSSSFLPFFHSLLCLFFLPSLLFPSLPSSLPSCLPSSLLSFFLSLPLSFLLPFPSFSLPFSLPSILPSSPLSFFTSFPSFPSSPSLSSLPPSFLPLSLPLSFLPASLVISFLPACLPPSFRSLPLSSSLPFFPSFLSSPSFLLLCSSHHPQSQCLHTRPTASPSFLATGHSAGDDGSCTLPGGLRFPSPWTCSSSPAPAFDTKEEKSDGGAVCVCVWGGGGVYRRMSYDSHSRCCCCLWVGGGPAEAGTILYNLLHLFLILGRIVLFYGT, via the exons ATGGGGAAGCTTGGTCCCTGCCGCCCTTtgcctctcttccctcccttccgtcccttccctttctttcctctgtccccttccttccttccttccttcccttcctctcttcgtttcccttccttccctcttcccttcctcaCTCCTTCCCTTCCATTCCCTTGCTttgtttctccttccttccccttcccttcccttctctctcccttctttcctcccctttctttctttccttcttcccttctgtccctttgcctctcctccttccttccttccatccatccatccatctttcccttccttccccttgtctcttcttcttcctcattccttcccttcttccattCCCTCCTTTGTCTTTTCTTCTTACCCtctcttctctttccctctcttccttcctcccttccttcctgcctcccttcctcactcctttccttcttcctttccctccctttgtcttttctccttcctttcccttctttttctctccctttctccctcccatccatccttccttcctcccctctttcattctttacttccttcccttccttcccttcctctccttccctttcttcccttccaccctctttcctccccttgtcacttcctctttccttccttc CTGCTTCCcttgttatttctttccttcctgcctgcctgcctccctccttcCGTTCCCTCCCTttgtcttcctcccttcccttcttcccttccttcctctcctcaccttccttcctcctcctctgcagctcccatcatccccagtcccAATGCCTCCACACCAGACCCACGGCCTCCCCTTCTTTCCTTGCCACTGGCCATTCTGCTGGGGACGATGGGAGCTGCACCCTCCCAGGCGGACTCCGCTTCCCATCGCCCTGGACCTGCTCGTCCAGTCCCGCTCCCGCCTTTGATACCAAAGAGGAAAAATCCGACGGAggggcggtgtgtgtgtgtgtgtgggggggggggggggtttaccgCAGGATGTCTTACGATTCTCAttcccgttgttgttgttgtttgtgggTCGGGGGCGGTCCAGCCGAGGCCGGGACCATTCTGTATAATTTATTACACCTTTTTCTTATACTTGGcagaattgtattgttttatgggACATAA